A single candidate division WOR-3 bacterium DNA region contains:
- a CDS encoding YbhB/YbcL family Raf kinase inhibitor-like protein: protein MILTSDAFGYGEEIPAKYTCDGENISPELSWDSFPSQTKSFALTCDDPDAPSGGWVHWVVYNIPADINSLQERMPSDSILQNGINQGLTDFRTTGYGGPCPPSGKHRYFFKIYALDENLVLEPGMEMDDLMKAISPHIIASGELMGVYSRKR from the coding sequence ATGATCCTGACAAGCGACGCTTTCGGTTACGGCGAGGAGATCCCCGCTAAATACACCTGCGACGGTGAAAATATATCGCCTGAACTGTCATGGGATTCCTTCCCTTCACAAACCAAATCTTTCGCTTTAACCTGCGACGACCCGGACGCTCCATCAGGAGGCTGGGTGCACTGGGTCGTGTACAACATTCCAGCAGATATAAATTCCCTTCAAGAAAGAATGCCTTCTGACAGCATACTCCAAAACGGCATAAATCAGGGGCTGACGGATTTCAGAACGACAGGCTACGGTGGACCGTGTCCGCCAAGCGGAAAGCACCGTTACTTCTTTAAAATATACGCTCTCGATGAAAACCTTGTACTGGAACCCGGTATGGAGATGGATGATCTGATGAAAGCGATATCCCCTCATATAATAGCCTCAGGGGAGCTGATGGGAGTCTATTCCAGAAAAAGGTAG
- the ychF gene encoding redox-regulated ATPase YchF, which produces MEIQIIGRKGSGKSTLIHFLTGSKNPKGVIELADERVDWLVQMSSSKKKVYAKVGIADTPAPKSGVEDEDFFEKQVVPSSKGKDAILYCLRNFSQSGFLGEPDPVSELDLLETFIILSDLHTVEGRLLRLNDNKFKRTNIEDLEKKILADKILPILENNAPLRNELEPQYFEWAERIGLVSHLKAFAVLNSDERLYKTEDSTKKITEKGIPTVSICSNFELEICQMKQDEADDFRRDFGIKPGGKIELAKKLLEGIDLVTFLTTGPKESRAWLTKSGSKAPQAAGKIHSDLERGFIRAQVVHFEDLKKTGNIQKAKSQNLVRSEGKEYIMRDGDVVEFFFSV; this is translated from the coding sequence TTGGAAATTCAAATAATAGGTAGAAAAGGCTCCGGCAAATCAACACTTATTCATTTTTTGACCGGATCAAAAAACCCCAAGGGAGTCATCGAACTTGCCGACGAAAGGGTTGACTGGCTTGTCCAAATGAGCTCGTCCAAAAAAAAGGTCTACGCCAAGGTCGGCATTGCGGACACTCCGGCTCCGAAATCCGGAGTCGAAGATGAGGATTTTTTTGAAAAACAAGTCGTTCCCTCCTCAAAAGGCAAAGACGCAATTTTATATTGCCTCAGGAATTTTTCGCAATCGGGATTTCTTGGCGAACCTGATCCTGTGTCGGAATTGGATCTTCTGGAAACCTTTATTATCCTTTCGGATTTACATACGGTTGAGGGTCGTCTTTTAAGGCTTAACGACAACAAATTCAAGAGGACTAACATAGAAGACCTCGAAAAAAAAATCCTGGCAGATAAAATTCTGCCTATCCTCGAGAATAATGCCCCTCTTAGAAATGAACTCGAACCGCAGTATTTCGAATGGGCTGAAAGGATTGGCTTGGTATCGCATTTGAAAGCTTTCGCGGTGTTGAACTCTGACGAGAGGCTTTACAAGACTGAAGACTCTACAAAGAAAATTACTGAAAAAGGCATACCGACGGTGTCAATATGCTCGAATTTTGAACTTGAAATATGCCAAATGAAACAAGATGAAGCCGATGATTTCCGTAGGGACTTCGGAATAAAACCTGGCGGTAAAATCGAACTTGCTAAAAAACTTCTTGAAGGAATCGACCTTGTCACTTTTTTAACTACAGGCCCCAAAGAGAGCAGAGCATGGTTGACAAAAAGCGGATCCAAAGCGCCTCAAGCTGCTGGAAAAATTCATTCTGACCTGGAAAGGGGTTTTATAAGGGCTCAAGTAGTACACTTTGAAGATCTCAAAAAAACCGGAAACATACAAAAAGCAAAAAGTCAAAATCTTGTGAGGTCGGAAGGCAAAGAATACATTATGCGCGACGGTGATGTCGTCGAATTCTTTTTCAGCGTTTAA